One window of Candidatus Cloacimonadota bacterium genomic DNA carries:
- a CDS encoding sodium-translocating pyrophosphatase has translation MMSLWFSIAPFGAISALFFAYVFYKNMKSKPEGNETMVEIAEYIRDGAKAYLKQQYKIVALFFLFAFAVFLFLALYFKIQHIWAPFAFISGGFFSGLAGFIGMKTATYASGRTAEACRESLNSGLKIAFRSGAVMGLSVVGLSLINISIWFVILKLSMNLPETNYFHVTGNTELTSIMLAFAIGASFQALFARVGGGIFTKAADVGADLVGKLESDIPEDDPRNPAVIADNVGDNVGDVAGMGADLYESYSGSILATAVLGAAAFMATPNLQMNAIILPMCLAGLGILCSIVGIHVVRTHESSSQKELLRSLSKGVWLSSAFIFIASYFLVRFLLPDNTNLWRSIIVGLLTGIIIGKSTEFFTSHEYYPTRGVAKQGKTGTATLIIDGVSVGMMSTSVPVITLGMGIILSFGFGNRWNWHDLANGLYGIGIAAVGMLSTLGITLATDAYGPIADNAGGNAQMSNLGEEVRERTDALDALGNTTAATGKGFAIGSAALTAMALLSAYIEEVKMALSRTGVEEFIIGGTNIIQTSTASIQHFIEFYNITLVNPRVLIGLFVGSMTAFVFCALTLKSVGRAAGKMVKEVRRQFNEKSGILDGKEKPDYAICVEISTKAAQREMILPSCLAFVIPLIVGLTLGVAGVMGLLTGALTSGFTLAIMLNNSGATWDNAKKYIESNKYGGKGSIAHKSAITGDTVGDPFKDTSGPSLNILIKLMSMVSIIFAGIVVSYSPFVESFYDRPQQQIEQHYYPEESID, from the coding sequence CTGATGAGTCTCTGGTTTTCTATTGCTCCTTTTGGTGCTATAAGTGCGCTTTTCTTTGCTTATGTTTTTTATAAGAATATGAAAAGCAAACCTGAAGGTAATGAGACAATGGTTGAGATTGCAGAGTATATCAGAGACGGTGCTAAGGCATATCTTAAACAGCAGTATAAAATAGTAGCTCTCTTCTTTCTCTTTGCCTTTGCTGTTTTCCTCTTTCTGGCATTATACTTCAAAATTCAGCACATTTGGGCACCCTTTGCCTTTATCTCAGGTGGCTTCTTCAGTGGATTAGCCGGTTTTATTGGCATGAAAACAGCTACTTATGCATCAGGAAGAACAGCCGAAGCTTGCCGTGAGAGCTTGAATTCGGGTCTCAAAATAGCATTTCGATCAGGAGCAGTGATGGGGCTCAGTGTAGTTGGATTGAGTTTAATAAACATCTCTATCTGGTTTGTTATTCTAAAACTTTCGATGAATCTTCCCGAAACCAATTATTTTCATGTCACGGGTAATACCGAATTAACTTCCATAATGTTAGCGTTTGCTATAGGTGCTTCTTTTCAGGCACTATTTGCCAGAGTTGGTGGTGGAATTTTTACGAAAGCAGCTGATGTAGGTGCCGACTTAGTCGGTAAGTTAGAGAGTGATATCCCGGAAGATGATCCCCGTAATCCTGCTGTCATAGCAGACAATGTAGGTGATAATGTTGGTGATGTTGCTGGCATGGGAGCAGATCTTTACGAATCATATAGTGGTTCTATATTGGCTACTGCGGTATTAGGAGCTGCTGCTTTTATGGCTACACCTAATTTACAAATGAACGCTATAATATTACCGATGTGTCTTGCCGGCTTGGGAATTTTATGTTCAATAGTCGGTATTCATGTAGTAAGAACCCACGAATCATCAAGCCAAAAGGAACTCCTAAGGTCTCTGTCAAAAGGTGTTTGGTTGAGTTCTGCTTTCATTTTCATAGCATCTTATTTTTTAGTACGATTTCTTTTACCAGATAATACAAATCTTTGGCGATCAATTATTGTTGGATTATTGACTGGAATCATTATTGGTAAATCAACAGAATTTTTTACTTCGCATGAGTATTATCCAACCAGAGGAGTAGCTAAACAGGGTAAAACAGGTACTGCTACATTGATTATTGATGGAGTATCTGTTGGTATGATGTCAACAAGCGTACCTGTAATAACACTTGGTATGGGAATAATCCTTAGTTTTGGATTTGGTAATCGCTGGAATTGGCATGATCTAGCTAATGGTCTCTATGGTATCGGGATCGCAGCTGTTGGTATGCTCTCAACTTTAGGTATAACTTTAGCGACAGATGCCTATGGTCCCATTGCCGATAATGCAGGTGGTAATGCCCAGATGAGTAATTTGGGAGAAGAGGTCCGGGAAAGGACTGATGCCTTGGATGCCTTAGGGAATACAACTGCTGCCACCGGTAAAGGGTTTGCTATTGGTTCTGCTGCACTAACTGCTATGGCTCTTTTATCTGCCTATATAGAAGAGGTCAAAATGGCTTTAAGTAGGACAGGAGTAGAAGAGTTTATTATTGGTGGTACTAATATTATTCAAACCTCAACTGCCTCGATACAGCACTTTATTGAGTTTTATAACATCACTCTTGTTAACCCAAGAGTGTTAATTGGTCTCTTTGTCGGCTCGATGACAGCTTTTGTTTTCTGTGCTTTAACCTTGAAATCAGTTGGTAGAGCAGCTGGTAAAATGGTCAAAGAGGTAAGACGGCAATTCAATGAGAAGAGTGGTATTCTTGATGGTAAAGAGAAACCTGATTATGCTATCTGTGTGGAGATTTCAACAAAGGCAGCTCAAAGAGAAATGATCCTTCCCTCTTGTTTGGCATTTGTGATACCATTAATTGTGGGCTTGACATTAGGTGTTGCAGGTGTTATGGGTTTATTAACAGGTGCCTTAACATCCGGATTCACCTTAGCAATCATGTTAAACAATTCCGGTGCTACCTGGGATAATGCCAAAAAATATATAGAAAGTAACAAATATGGCGGCAAAGGTTCAATTGCCCATAAATCTGCTATAACTGGCGATACTGTAGGCGATCCTTTCAAAGACACTTCAGGCCCTTCTCTTAATATTCTGATAAAACTAATGAGTATGGTAAGTATAATTTTTGCTGGTATAGTAGTATCATATTCACCATTTGTTGAGTCCTTCTATGATAGACCACAACAACAAATCGAACAACATTATTATCCAGAAGAGAGTATTGACTAA